From a region of the Neobacillus niacini genome:
- a CDS encoding DUF1116 domain-containing protein: protein MSRISDLFKSKPHVINVGIESFKDDLLQQGAEVIHLEWTPPGRGNPALIAALDKFESPELMEKIEAANRLAVERIINSQPVLIGYDQAINCVPGMTKTTILHAGPPITWDKMNGPMKGAVTGAIVFEGLAKDVEEAAKLAASGEITFSPCHEHNCVGSMAGVTSASMFMHIVENKTYGNIAYTNLSEQLAKILRMGANDQSVIDRLIWMRDVFGPILRDAMKLNPNGIDLRLMLSQALHMGDECHNRNVAGTTLLIQALTPYILQTDYTIEQKKEVFDFVASSDYFSGPTWMAMAKCALDAAHGIENSTIVTTMARNGVEFGIRVSGMPGNTWFTGPAQKVIGPMFAGYKPEDSGLDIGDSAITETYGFGGFAMATAPAIVALVGGTVEDAIGFSTRMKEITTTENSNITIPLLDFMGLPTGIDVRKVIQTGIMPVINTAIAHKDAGIGMIGAGITYPPVEAFEKAMLALSENIQ from the coding sequence ATGAGTCGAATTAGCGATTTATTTAAGAGTAAACCACATGTTATTAATGTAGGAATTGAGTCTTTTAAGGATGATTTATTACAACAGGGTGCTGAAGTCATTCATTTAGAATGGACACCTCCGGGCAGAGGAAACCCAGCCTTAATTGCTGCACTTGACAAGTTTGAGAGTCCGGAACTAATGGAAAAAATAGAAGCAGCTAATAGATTAGCAGTCGAAAGAATTATTAATTCTCAACCAGTATTAATTGGATATGATCAAGCTATTAATTGCGTACCAGGTATGACAAAAACAACGATACTTCATGCAGGACCTCCAATTACTTGGGATAAAATGAATGGTCCAATGAAAGGTGCCGTTACTGGTGCAATCGTGTTTGAAGGATTAGCTAAGGATGTAGAAGAAGCAGCCAAACTAGCGGCATCCGGCGAAATTACCTTTTCACCATGTCATGAACATAACTGTGTAGGTTCAATGGCAGGTGTCACATCCGCGTCTATGTTTATGCATATTGTTGAAAATAAAACATATGGCAATATAGCTTATACAAACTTAAGTGAACAATTAGCCAAAATCCTGAGAATGGGTGCAAATGATCAAAGTGTTATTGACCGTTTGATTTGGATGCGAGATGTTTTCGGCCCTATTTTACGGGATGCAATGAAACTAAATCCGAATGGGATTGACTTACGTTTAATGCTTTCACAAGCCCTTCATATGGGTGACGAGTGTCATAACCGCAATGTTGCCGGAACAACATTATTAATCCAAGCTTTAACTCCGTATATTTTACAAACGGATTATACAATCGAACAGAAGAAAGAAGTATTTGATTTCGTTGCAAGCAGTGATTACTTCTCTGGTCCTACTTGGATGGCAATGGCGAAATGTGCACTTGATGCTGCTCATGGCATTGAGAACAGTACAATCGTAACAACTATGGCTCGGAATGGTGTTGAATTCGGTATCCGTGTTAGCGGAATGCCTGGAAACACATGGTTTACTGGCCCTGCACAAAAAGTTATTGGCCCAATGTTTGCAGGTTACAAGCCAGAAGACTCTGGACTTGATATCGGGGACAGCGCGATTACTGAAACATACGGTTTCGGTGGATTTGCGATGGCAACAGCTCCAGCAATCGTTGCATTGGTAGGTGGAACAGTGGAGGATGCTATTGGTTTTTCAACTAGAATGAAGGAAATCACTACAACAGAAAATTCTAACATCACCATTCCATTACTTGATTTCATGGGACTTCCGACAGGAATTGATGTTCGTAAGGTTATCCAAACAGGTATTATGCCGGTCATTAATACGGCGATTGCTCATAAAGATGCAGGTATTGGAATGATAGGGGCAGGAATTACCTATCCTCCAGTTGAAGCCTTTGAAAAAGCAATGCTAGCTTTAAGTGAAAACATTCAATAA
- a CDS encoding DUF2877 domain-containing protein produces the protein MINAISGDTDFIKEFNNSKFTGFVHSTFNRTLNIKCFENGDLYTIACSNLDNGPNTLIIDVDNMKSINIVVDDRVHVENNLLYIGDRLTISIEKVNIWESILPSYTPNVEILKQNVMKVKEYINIHGVGGGIKKNFIPQNPFEAEVSNLLEKRTLLLFNELINDRISSAFSHAVSLVGLGPGLTPSGDDFLTGLFTIFNMKNSPFYPYRSFCEDVLKKARTLTNDISYMTLKKAANGKVRDSIISLLNSILVEDDQDLILSLNKLLNIGSSSGTDIAYGIVFGMEATIRAGGKVC, from the coding sequence GTGATAAATGCAATCTCTGGTGATACAGATTTTATAAAGGAATTTAATAACTCGAAATTCACTGGTTTTGTGCATAGTACATTCAATCGGACATTAAATATTAAATGTTTTGAAAATGGGGACTTATATACCATTGCATGCAGCAATCTGGACAACGGCCCTAATACGTTAATCATTGATGTTGATAATATGAAGTCCATAAATATTGTTGTGGATGACCGGGTACATGTTGAGAATAATCTCTTATATATTGGGGATAGGCTCACTATTTCAATTGAAAAGGTCAATATATGGGAAAGTATTTTACCATCCTACACACCTAATGTAGAAATCCTGAAACAAAATGTAATGAAAGTGAAGGAATATATTAACATTCACGGTGTAGGCGGCGGAATAAAAAAGAACTTCATACCCCAAAATCCTTTTGAAGCAGAAGTCTCGAATTTGCTTGAGAAAAGAACTCTTTTACTTTTCAATGAATTAATAAATGATCGAATTTCATCTGCCTTTTCGCATGCGGTTTCACTTGTAGGTCTTGGACCAGGGTTAACTCCTTCTGGGGATGATTTTTTAACTGGATTATTTACCATTTTTAATATGAAAAACAGCCCTTTTTACCCTTACCGATCATTTTGTGAAGATGTTTTAAAGAAAGCAAGAACCTTAACGAATGACATTAGTTACATGACTTTGAAAAAAGCAGCCAATGGTAAAGTGAGAGATTCTATTATTTCATTACTAAACTCGATATTAGTTGAGGATGATCAGGACTTAATTCTCTCATTAAATAAATTATTAAACATAGGTTCTTCATCCGGGACAGATATAGCATATGGCATTGTTTTCGGAATGGAGGCCACTATTAGAGCAGGAGGTAAAGTATGTTAG
- the fdrA gene encoding acyl-CoA synthetase FdrA, protein MLVQALIKPNTYFDSVSLMSLSTKANQIEEVEQAIIAMGTEMNKEVMKNVGLLTPEVEVAGASDLIIVVKAATDELCETAFKKINELFTKKNSGKKGTNDIKYSTISSAAGSNPEANLAIIAVNGAYAAREAKKALENDLHVMMFSDNVSIEDEIELKRFAHEKGLFMMGPDCGTAIIGNTALCFANAVRKGNIGIVGASGTGSQEVSVRIHEFGFGISQLIGTGGRDLKEEVGGIMMLDGIQALEDDEETKVIVVISKPPAPSVEEKVLAKIKTCKKPVVVWFVGGNEEKIIAAGAHFAKMSKEAALKAVLLAGADESKLNKRALNIPLIEEVRTKLTSEQKYVRGLFSGGTLADEAMHAAMEKFDNVYSNIQRNPEYRLKDRYTSQEHTFIDFGDDEYTQGKPHPMIDPSTRLARFVQEAKDPSVGAIVMDFVIGYGAHEDPVGAFLPAIIEAKQQAEQEGRHLEIIGYVLGTELDPQNYQEQIDKLLAAGVTHASSMQNAGLLAREFVVKGE, encoded by the coding sequence ATGTTAGTACAAGCTTTGATTAAGCCAAACACATATTTCGATTCAGTATCTTTAATGTCGCTTTCCACTAAAGCAAATCAAATTGAAGAAGTGGAACAGGCCATTATTGCTATGGGTACGGAAATGAATAAAGAGGTAATGAAAAATGTCGGTTTACTGACACCTGAAGTAGAGGTAGCGGGGGCAAGTGACTTAATTATTGTTGTTAAAGCAGCAACTGACGAATTATGCGAAACCGCTTTCAAAAAAATAAATGAATTATTTACGAAAAAGAATTCAGGTAAAAAAGGGACAAATGACATTAAATATTCTACTATTTCTTCTGCTGCAGGAAGTAACCCAGAAGCTAATTTAGCCATTATTGCTGTAAATGGTGCTTACGCGGCTAGAGAAGCGAAAAAGGCTCTTGAAAATGATTTACATGTCATGATGTTTAGCGACAATGTAAGCATTGAAGATGAAATTGAATTAAAGAGATTTGCACATGAAAAAGGTTTATTTATGATGGGACCAGACTGTGGAACAGCGATTATCGGCAATACAGCCCTTTGCTTCGCAAATGCGGTTAGAAAAGGAAATATCGGTATTGTTGGAGCATCAGGAACAGGCAGCCAAGAAGTAAGCGTCCGCATTCACGAATTTGGCTTTGGTATCTCGCAATTGATTGGAACAGGCGGTAGAGATTTAAAAGAAGAAGTTGGCGGAATTATGATGCTAGATGGCATTCAGGCACTTGAAGACGATGAAGAGACAAAAGTTATTGTCGTTATTTCCAAGCCACCTGCACCTAGTGTGGAAGAAAAAGTATTAGCGAAAATCAAAACATGTAAAAAACCAGTTGTCGTTTGGTTTGTTGGCGGGAATGAAGAAAAAATAATTGCAGCTGGCGCACATTTTGCGAAAATGTCTAAAGAAGCAGCACTTAAAGCAGTACTATTAGCTGGAGCAGACGAAAGCAAGTTAAACAAGCGTGCATTAAACATCCCACTTATTGAAGAAGTTCGGACAAAGTTAACTTCTGAACAGAAATATGTTCGTGGACTTTTCAGCGGCGGAACTCTGGCAGATGAAGCTATGCATGCAGCAATGGAGAAATTTGATAATGTTTACAGCAATATCCAAAGAAATCCAGAGTATCGTTTAAAGGACCGATATACAAGCCAAGAGCACACTTTCATCGACTTTGGTGATGACGAATACACACAAGGAAAACCACACCCAATGATTGATCCATCTACACGTCTTGCAAGATTTGTTCAGGAGGCAAAAGATCCATCTGTTGGTGCTATCGTAATGGACTTTGTTATAGGTTATGGGGCACATGAAGATCCAGTTGGAGCTTTCCTTCCAGCAATCATTGAAGCGAAACAACAAGCGGAACAAGAAGGTAGACATTTAGAGATAATTGGATATGTTCTTGGAACAGAATTAGATCCGCAAAATTATCAAGAGCAAATTGACAAATTATTAGCTGCAGGAGTAACACATGCCAGCAGCATGCAAAATGCAGGATTATTGGCTAGAGAATTTGTTGTGAAGGGAGAATAG
- a CDS encoding nucleoside deaminase produces MDYMKLAADATLVGMANIVGGPFGATIVRGDEIIAVVSNTMMRDTDPSAHAEMVAIREACKKLGTMDLSDCVIYATCEPCPMCVSAIIWTGIKEVYYCNTSEDADKHGFSDMHLRKYLTGEDKSVLKMVKVEQREDCDHLFEFFHKSNK; encoded by the coding sequence ATGGATTATATGAAATTAGCTGCAGATGCAACACTTGTTGGTATGGCAAACATAGTTGGTGGACCATTTGGTGCCACAATCGTACGCGGTGATGAAATTATCGCTGTAGTAAGCAACACAATGATGAGAGATACTGACCCATCTGCTCATGCTGAAATGGTTGCTATTCGTGAGGCTTGTAAAAAGTTAGGAACTATGGATTTATCTGATTGTGTTATCTATGCAACTTGTGAACCTTGTCCAATGTGTGTATCCGCTATTATATGGACAGGTATTAAAGAAGTTTATTACTGTAATACGAGTGAAGATGCTGATAAACATGGCTTCTCTGATATGCATTTACGAAAGTACTTAACCGGTGAAGATAAAAGTGTTCTAAAGATGGTTAAAGTAGAGCAAAGAGAAGATTGTGATCATTTGTTTGAGTTTTTCCATAAATCCAATAAATAA